The stretch of DNA TGGCGGCGGTGACGGCTCCGCGCCTGCCGTGCGCGGGGGCGGGTTCGGTGAGCCCTTCCGCGCCGTGAGCCTCACGTATCCCATCGAGGCTCAGCGCGTCGACGGGCGCGCCCAGCGCATCGCCGACGGCGGCTCCGAGGAGAGTGCCGCGCACCCGGCTGCGAAAGTCCTGCTGCTCGGCGCGCCCCCAGACTCCGGTGGCTGCTGCGGTGCTCACGGCACCTCCTCCCCTGCTCCCCCCGCGCACCCTCCGCGCGCGTTCTGCGCAGCACTGTAATCGAACGGGAACGGTCGGTTCTGGGGCGGCGGGATATCTGAAGAGTCGCCCCTGAGATCACTTTTGACCGGACTTCACAGGGGCTTTTCATGGATCTCCGGAGGTCCGCGAAACGTCCATGGCGGGACCACGGAACGATCGGAATCAGAGGTCGTCCGGCAAGATCCGGAAATGGGTGTACCGGCCCCCGAGAGGGCGGACGGCCCGAAAGTCTCGGATGTCCCGGGTCAGTACGGCATCGGTGTCGTACTCGGCGGCCAGGGCGACGTTCACGGCGTCCACGAGGTCGAGGCCGAGGGAGTCGTACCGGACCCGTACGGACAGCGCCACGTCGAGGTGATCCGGAGTGGGAGGAGCCAGGACCAGCCGCATCTGGCGTGCGCGCGCGATGAGCGAGCGAAGGATGCCGTCGGCTGCGGCACGCCCAGCGCGGCTGGCAGCCACTTGGTGGACCTCGGTCAGGGCAAGAGGGGTGGCGACGAGAAGAGCGCACTGGTCTGCGGCCTTGCGGA from Streptomyces sp. BA2 encodes:
- a CDS encoding type II toxin-antitoxin system VapC family toxin; translation: MIAIADTSGLLTLYNRSDPDHEAVRKAADQCALLVATPLALTEVHQVAASRAGRAAADGILRSLIARARQMRLVLAPPTPDHLDVALSVRVRYDSLGLDLVDAVNVALAAEYDTDAVLTRDIRDFRAVRPLGGRYTHFRILPDDL